Below is a window of Bacteroidales bacterium DNA.
TTTTTCATTTTGTCAGCTTCCGGATAAAGCTCCGCGCTGATGCCCGCCTTACGAACCTTTTGCAACAGCGTGAGGCAATGTTTTTCTTCTGCTTTGCCAAAGTTGGCAAAAAGCACCTGTGTGGATTTGTGGCTGGATTCGCCAAAGAGTTTGCTCTCGAGCATGACGTCGTAAATGCGGTCGGCGCCAAAAGAGATGCCCACACCCGAAGTTCCAGGCATGCCAAAAATGCCCGTGAGATCGTCGTAACGGCCGCCACCGCAAATGCTTCCTATCTGCACGTCGGCAGCTTTTACTTCTATGATGGCACCTGTGTAGTAATTAAGCCCACGCGCCAGGGTAAGGTCGAGCGACACCAGATGGCGCAATTCCAGATGGCTTAAGGTTTCAAAAATTTCCTGCATCTCTGCAATTCCCTCAATACCGATTGTGCTCTCTGCCAGAATCTGTTGCAGCAAACCGAATTTTTCTTCATCGTTGCCCTGCATCAGCAAAATGGGCTGCAACTTGTCGATGGCTTCCGCCGAAAGTCCTTTCTGCGCAAGCTCTTCGTTTACTTTTTCCTGACCAATTTTATCGAGTTTGTCGATAGCGATGGTAATATCGGTGAGGCTGCCTTCGGCGCCAATGGCCTGGGCAATTCCGGCTAATATCTTGCGATTGTTTAGCTTCACCTGAACTTTTATACCCAAACGTCTGAAAACCTCATCCACAAGCTGAATGAGTTCCACTTCGTTTATCAGCGAATCACTGCCGATAACGTCGGCATCGCATTGGTAAAATTCGCGGTAGCGTCCGCGCTGCGGGCGGTCGGCGCGCCATACCGGCTGTATCTGGTAACGCTTAAAAGGGAAGCTGATCTCGTTGCGATGCTGCACCACATAGCGCGCAAATGGTACGGTAAGGTCGTAGCGCAGCCCTTTGTTACTAATCTTTAGCGAAAGCTCCTGCGCATTATCCAACTGCAAATCCTCGTGTGAAGCACCCGAAAGGAAATCGCCCGAATTTAATATCCTGAAAAGGAGTTTGTCGCCCTCTTCGCCGTATTTGCCCAGCAGCACCGACAGATTTTCCATGGCGGGAGTTTCGATCGGTTGATAGCCGAAATTTTGAAACACATCGCGAATGGTGTCGAAAATAAAGTTGCGGCGAAGCATCTCTGCCGGTGTAAAATCGCGTGTACCTTTGGGTATCGAGGGTTTTTGTAATGCCATGAATAAAAAATTGTTTGTTGTAATTTTATTAAAATAATCA
It encodes the following:
- the hisS gene encoding histidine--tRNA ligase, giving the protein MALQKPSIPKGTRDFTPAEMLRRNFIFDTIRDVFQNFGYQPIETPAMENLSVLLGKYGEEGDKLLFRILNSGDFLSGASHEDLQLDNAQELSLKISNKGLRYDLTVPFARYVVQHRNEISFPFKRYQIQPVWRADRPQRGRYREFYQCDADVIGSDSLINEVELIQLVDEVFRRLGIKVQVKLNNRKILAGIAQAIGAEGSLTDITIAIDKLDKIGQEKVNEELAQKGLSAEAIDKLQPILLMQGNDEEKFGLLQQILAESTIGIEGIAEMQEIFETLSHLELRHLVSLDLTLARGLNYYTGAIIEVKAADVQIGSICGGGRYDDLTGIFGMPGTSGVGISFGADRIYDVMLESKLFGESSHKSTQVLFANFGKAEEKHCLTLLQKVRKAGISAELYPEADKMKKQMTWADKKEIAWVVLLGKEEMEKNQLTLKNMHSGEQVSCTLDQMIHRVKESAVASPED